One Streptomyces sp. RPA4-2 genomic window carries:
- a CDS encoding trypsin-like peptidase domain-containing protein: MSTENEGTAVPPAPSAPPVPVETPAASAQNAAPEGGAPTAQIPSVPPGAPGAPEQSPAYASMGAGTPDPYGHGAGTPGAPGYGPGTPGAVPAAEAGWPPPPPATPAYADGGGSGAGGWGSTYGQPAPKPKNGRGGLVAAILVAALVAGGVGGGIGYSLARGNDSSTGSTTVSAPSNSGDVKRASGTVAGVAAKALPSTVTIEAESTNGEGGTGTGFVFDKQGHILTNNHVVADAVDGGKLTATFPDGKKYNAEVVGHAQGYDVAVIKLKNAPSDLQPLALGNSDKVAVGDSTIAIGAPFGLSNTVTTGIISAKNRPVASSDGSSSSKASYMSALQTDASINPGNSGGPLLDAQGSVIGINSAIQSTSGGGLGGTSQSGSIGLGFAIPINQAKHVAQQLIKTGKPVYPVIGASVSLEEGTSGAKITEQGASGSAAVTSGGPAAKAGLKPGDVITKLDDQVIDSGPTLIGEIWTHQPGDTVKLTYTRDGKVRTTDVTLGQRDGDS, translated from the coding sequence GTGAGCACCGAGAACGAGGGCACCGCAGTACCCCCGGCCCCGTCCGCACCTCCCGTGCCGGTGGAAACTCCCGCTGCTTCCGCGCAGAACGCTGCGCCCGAAGGGGGCGCGCCGACCGCTCAGATCCCGTCGGTGCCTCCGGGCGCCCCCGGCGCACCGGAGCAGTCACCGGCGTACGCGTCGATGGGTGCCGGGACGCCTGACCCGTACGGGCACGGCGCGGGGACTCCCGGTGCGCCGGGCTACGGTCCCGGGACCCCCGGGGCCGTCCCCGCGGCCGAGGCGGGCTGGCCGCCCCCGCCGCCCGCCACCCCCGCGTACGCGGACGGTGGCGGCTCCGGCGCCGGCGGGTGGGGTTCCACCTACGGGCAGCCCGCGCCGAAGCCGAAGAACGGACGTGGCGGCCTGGTCGCCGCCATCCTGGTGGCCGCGCTCGTCGCGGGCGGGGTCGGCGGCGGCATCGGCTACTCGCTGGCCAGGGGCAACGACAGCTCCACCGGCTCGACGACGGTCTCCGCCCCGAGCAACAGCGGCGACGTCAAGCGCGCCTCGGGCACGGTCGCGGGCGTGGCGGCCAAGGCGCTGCCGAGCACCGTCACCATCGAGGCCGAGAGCACCAACGGCGAGGGCGGCACCGGCACGGGCTTCGTCTTCGACAAGCAGGGCCACATCCTCACCAACAACCACGTCGTGGCGGATGCGGTCGACGGCGGCAAGCTCACCGCGACCTTCCCCGACGGCAAGAAGTACAACGCCGAGGTGGTCGGCCACGCCCAGGGTTACGACGTCGCGGTCATCAAGCTCAAGAACGCGCCGTCCGACCTACAGCCGCTCGCCCTCGGCAACTCCGACAAGGTGGCCGTCGGTGACTCGACGATCGCGATCGGCGCCCCCTTCGGCCTGTCCAACACGGTGACCACGGGCATCATCAGCGCCAAGAACCGCCCGGTGGCCTCCAGCGACGGCAGCTCCAGCAGCAAGGCCTCCTACATGAGCGCCCTGCAGACGGACGCCTCGATCAACCCGGGCAACTCCGGTGGCCCGCTCCTGGACGCCCAGGGTTCCGTCATCGGCATCAACTCCGCGATCCAGTCGACGAGCGGCGGCGGCCTGGGCGGCACCAGCCAGTCCGGTTCCATCGGTCTCGGCTTCGCGATCCCGATCAACCAGGCGAAGCACGTCGCCCAGCAGCTCATCAAGACCGGCAAGCCGGTCTACCCGGTGATCGGCGCGTCCGTCTCCCTCGAAGAGGGCACCAGCGGCGCGAAGATCACCGAGCAGGGCGCGAGCGGCTCCGCGGCGGTGACCTCCGGCGGCCCCGCCGCCAAGGCCGGCCTCAAGCCCGGCGACGTCATCACCAAGCTCGACGACCAGGTGATCGACAGCGGTCCGACCCTCATCGGCGAGATCTGGACCCACCAGCCCGGCGACACCGTCAAGCTCACGTACACGCGTGACGGCAAGGTCCGCACCACCGACGTCACCCTGGGCCAGCGCGACGGCGACAGCTGA
- a CDS encoding glycerophosphodiester phosphodiesterase, whose protein sequence is MTHARQHPIQVVAHRGASEEAPEHTLAAYKKAIEDGADALECDVRLTADGHLVCVHDRRVNRTSNGRGAVSALELAELAALDFGAWRNRDESPDWEYGPGDPEDTSVLTLERLLELVADAGRRVELAIETKHPTRWAGQVEDRLLLLLKRFGLDSPASATTSPVRVMSFSARSLHRVRTASPTMPTVYLLQFVSPRLRDGRLPAGVRIAGPSMRIVRSHPGYIERLKRAGHQVHVWTVNEPEDVDLCVELGIDAIITNRPRAVLRQLGR, encoded by the coding sequence GTGACCCACGCACGACAGCACCCGATCCAGGTCGTCGCCCATCGCGGGGCTTCCGAAGAAGCCCCCGAGCACACCCTGGCCGCTTACAAGAAGGCGATCGAGGACGGTGCCGACGCCCTCGAGTGCGATGTACGGCTGACCGCGGACGGACACCTCGTCTGCGTCCACGACCGTCGCGTCAACCGTACGTCCAACGGCCGCGGGGCGGTCTCCGCCCTGGAGCTCGCCGAACTGGCCGCGCTGGACTTCGGCGCCTGGAGGAACCGCGACGAGTCCCCCGACTGGGAGTACGGCCCCGGGGACCCGGAGGACACGTCCGTCCTCACCCTGGAGCGACTGCTCGAACTCGTCGCGGACGCGGGCCGCCGCGTGGAGCTGGCCATCGAGACCAAGCACCCCACACGCTGGGCCGGACAGGTCGAGGACCGGCTGCTGCTGCTCCTGAAGCGTTTCGGGCTGGACTCCCCGGCGAGCGCCACGACCTCACCCGTCCGCGTCATGAGCTTCTCGGCCCGCTCCCTGCACCGCGTCCGGACCGCGTCCCCGACCATGCCGACGGTCTATCTGCTGCAGTTCGTCTCGCCCCGGCTGCGGGACGGACGGCTGCCCGCGGGTGTCCGGATCGCAGGCCCTTCGATGCGGATCGTACGCAGCCACCCCGGCTACATCGAACGGCTGAAACGAGCCGGGCACCAGGTGCACGTCTGGACGGTGAACGAGCCCGAGGACGTCGACCTCTGCGTTGAGCTGGGCATTGACGCCATCATCACCAACCGACCGCGCGCGGTCCTGCGCCAGCTCGGCCGCTGA
- a CDS encoding ATP-binding protein, producing MRQQTWIGRFPVQSSGASTPWRGAKEVSGVALVVAREVPTSSSMAVPHGPAGVGKARRRMRDQLRTGGMAESIVDDAVLILSELLSNACRHGRPLGEALSGDGDVRAAWRVDASGRLTVEVTDGGGPTRPVPATPSVTAHGGRGLNIITALAKDWGVRDDARGEVTVWVVVQEDVADATTGHRRDDFATRVASPAVSAIPELDFADAFDDLD from the coding sequence GTGCGTCAGCAGACGTGGATTGGCCGGTTTCCGGTTCAGTCCAGTGGGGCATCCACACCGTGGCGTGGGGCAAAGGAGGTCTCGGGGGTGGCGTTGGTGGTGGCACGGGAAGTGCCCACGTCGTCGAGCATGGCCGTTCCGCATGGCCCTGCGGGCGTCGGGAAGGCAAGACGTCGGATGCGGGATCAGCTGCGCACGGGCGGAATGGCGGAATCGATCGTCGACGACGCCGTACTGATCCTTTCGGAACTGCTGAGCAACGCGTGCCGGCACGGCAGGCCGCTCGGCGAGGCCCTGTCGGGTGACGGCGACGTGCGGGCCGCGTGGCGCGTCGACGCGTCCGGAAGGCTCACCGTCGAGGTGACGGACGGCGGCGGTCCCACCCGCCCGGTACCGGCCACCCCCTCGGTCACGGCACACGGCGGCCGCGGGCTGAACATCATCACGGCGCTGGCGAAGGACTGGGGCGTCCGCGACGACGCCCGCGGGGAGGTCACGGTGTGGGTCGTCGTCCAGGAGGACGTCGCCGACGCGACCACCGGGCACCGGCGCGACGATTTCGCTACGCGCGTCGCGTCACCGGCTGTGTCCGCGATACCCGAGCTGGACTTCGCGGACGCCTTCGACGACCTGGACTGA
- a CDS encoding DUF5926 family protein, whose product MAKKRPQTKAQRPQLQDGEIPVVGAREPCPCGSGRRYKACHGRAAAHAVTELVQRPFEGLPNEGDWVALRELVPAATAELKLKESLPEDVPSVTLATVLPMAWPALRRDDGSVLLGLQNDTASGDISRDLADTLRRALTAEPGTPVPGRRAPADGPRLQELLDPEGAFEPVVHTGFEFWVPDAENSTPDVAASLERANAAAVPTVKLSGVDAAYWCETPDKNHLRWVMPHPEEQLLDALARLHAAGRSSLGEGTRLVGSFRAHGLTVPVWDLPSAVTADDIEKPAAEFAERLATALASDAPLTADERRARGGLTNRQVTLS is encoded by the coding sequence ATGGCCAAGAAGCGACCCCAGACGAAGGCCCAGCGGCCTCAGCTGCAAGACGGGGAAATCCCGGTTGTCGGCGCTCGCGAACCCTGCCCCTGCGGCAGCGGCCGCCGCTACAAGGCCTGCCATGGCCGGGCGGCCGCGCACGCGGTGACCGAACTGGTGCAGCGCCCCTTCGAGGGCCTGCCGAACGAGGGCGACTGGGTCGCGCTGCGCGAGCTGGTGCCCGCCGCGACCGCCGAACTGAAGCTCAAGGAGAGCCTCCCCGAGGACGTCCCCTCGGTGACGCTCGCCACCGTCCTGCCGATGGCCTGGCCCGCGCTGCGCCGCGACGACGGCTCGGTCCTGCTCGGCCTGCAGAACGACACGGCGTCCGGCGACATCAGCCGCGACCTCGCCGACACCCTGCGGCGCGCCCTCACGGCGGAGCCCGGCACACCGGTCCCGGGCCGCCGCGCCCCGGCCGACGGCCCGCGGCTGCAGGAACTGCTCGACCCCGAAGGCGCCTTCGAGCCAGTTGTGCACACGGGCTTCGAGTTCTGGGTCCCTGACGCGGAGAACTCGACGCCGGACGTGGCCGCCTCCCTGGAGCGGGCCAACGCCGCCGCCGTCCCCACCGTGAAGCTCTCCGGCGTCGACGCCGCGTACTGGTGCGAGACCCCCGACAAGAACCACCTGCGCTGGGTCATGCCGCACCCCGAGGAACAGCTTCTGGACGCGCTCGCGCGGCTGCACGCGGCCGGCCGGTCGAGTCTCGGCGAGGGCACCCGGCTGGTCGGCTCCTTCCGCGCGCACGGGCTCACGGTGCCGGTCTGGGACCTGCCGAGCGCTGTCACGGCCGACGACATCGAGAAGCCGGCGGCCGAATTCGCCGAACGCCTGGCGACCGCCCTGGCCTCGGACGCGCCGCTCACCGCGGACGAACGCCGGGCGCGCGGCGGACTCACCAACCGACAGGTCACGCTGAGCTGA